In bacterium, the sequence CGACTGGTAAGTAAGTTGTGGATAACTGGATAACTAATTTAATAACTTAACAATATGACCAATATTAGCCAAGCGAAATTTAAAAACTATTCAACTAAAGACAAAATTATCTGTATTGCGGAGCGGCTTTTTACTAAATATAGTTATGCGACTGTATCAATGAATGATATTGCCAATATGGTTAAAACCACCAAGGCCGCTTTATATTATCACTTTAAAGACAAGGAGGAGTTATTTTTTTATGTTCTGAATGAGGCTTTTTCCGAATTCAGTGAAGCTTTAGAACAAGTATTAAAAAAAGATATTTCTTTAGAGAAAAAATTTAATAAATTGCTAATTACTTATATTGATTTTTCTTTAAAAAGAAAAGACTTGGCAAAGTTAATGATGCAGGGATTATCAAAAAAAGATAAAAAAATTATTCAATTGTTAGGCAAAATAAAAAATAAAATCATTGACTTAATAGAACCTTTAATAAAAGAAATTTTGCAATATAGAGGTTTTTCTAAAAGCACGGATAGCCGTTTAGTAACTTTTTTAATAATTGGTGTTTTAAATACGGTCATTACCAGTGATATTGTTATGAAATATAGCGATTGGGATGCTGAACAAATAGCAGATCAAATAACTGCTTTGGTATTTTCAACTAATAAATAATTTAGCAAATTACAGTCTTATCAACAAGAGTTAGGCTGTATTTTTTTAAAAATATGAAAAACTTAATAGCGACAAATAAAAAAACGAGGAGGACGATAATCGGCATTATTTTAATGATTGGGTTGATTATTTCCGGCTATAGTTTATTGGCTAATAAAAATGAATCAGCGATTAACTCCGGAGCCGTTGATGAAAATATCATTACGGCGCTAACTTATAAGTTAGCGCCGAAAACTATAAGCAGCGATATTTTTCTTTCCGGCGCGACACGGCCCTTGGGCGAGGTGATGGTAAGTCCGAAAATGAGCGGCAAAATAGTTGGTATGTACGCGCAAGAAGGAAGCGCTGTCCATGCAGGGCAAACTTTAATTCAGTTAGAGCAGGATCAAACATTATTAGCGGCTTGCAATAACGCTCAAGCTAATTTGACCAATACTATTGCCGCCACCAATCAGGATATTAGCATGGCCGAATTAGCCGTAACGACGGCAGAAACCAATTTAAGCAACACTAAAATTAATACAGAAGAAAATATTAGAAATGCTGAATTAGCTGTGGCAGCGGCTAAAGTTGCCGTGGAAAGCGCGGAAAAATCATTGGGCAATACCAAAAGCGCGAGTAAGCAAACAATTAAGAATGCTTATGATAGCATAAAAACAACCATGCAAAGCAATTTATCTGCTATTAATACAGCCCTAATCGCCGTAGGCGATATTATTGGCGAAAGCCCGGGCAATGCCACTGCTAATGATGACTATCAAAATGTGTTAGGAGTTAAAAATACGCAGAGTTTGACTGATACAAAAAGTATGTTTTTGCAAGCTAAAAATAACTATGAGACAGCTAAAAATAATTATACTAGTTTAACTGCAGATCCTTCTTTTAGTAATATGGATAATGCAGTGAATTCTGCTAATAGTTATTTAGACTTAATAAAACAAACATTAAACCAAACCAATATTTTATTAGACAATACTATAACATGCAGTGGTTTTACGGCCACTAATCTGTCTGCCTTAAAAACTTTAATTAATACTAATTTAACAAGTATTGATACGGCTATTAGCGCTTTGCAGACCAAGGAGCAAGCTATTATTAACGCTAAATTAGCTGATACGACCAGCAGTGACACAACGCAGTCCGCTTATGACGCGGCAAAAAGCGGTTTAGACATAGCAAAACAAGCATTGGTTTTAGCGCAAAGCCAAGCAAAGACACGAATTGACGCGGCTCAAAAACAACTTGAATCAGCTCAAGCCGGAATAGAAAGCGCCAAGAAACGGGCAGATTTACAGATTACCGCGGCGCAAGGGCAATTAAATTCTGCGCAAGCGCAATTAAGCAATACAACAATTCTTGCTCCGATTTCAGGCGCGGCGAATCAAATATTTATTAACAGCGGTGAAATGGCAATGGCCGGCCAACCGGTTGTTAGTATTGTCAACACCAGCGGCATAAAAATTGAATTGGCTTTAACTGAATTTGATATTGGCCAAGCGTCTATCGGGCAAGAGGCAAAAATTGCTTTAGCCGCTTACCCGGATGAAGAATTTATTGGCCATGTTTATTATATTAGTTCAGTGGCTGATGCCATGAGCAAGAAATTTCCTATCAAGATTCAGTTAGACAACAAAGATGGAAGGATTAAAGCCGGCATGGTGGCTGATGTAAAAATTATTACTGCCAAGCAGGAGAATGTTTTAGCAATTCCCAAGTCGGCGGTATTTATTGAAGATGGGGTTGAAAAAGTTTATATGGTTGAAAATTCTATTGTAAAGATTAAAAATATTAAGACTGAAGCTGTTAATAATGAAGAATTAAAAATTATTGAAGGATTGGTTGAAGGCGATATAATTGTTATTGAAGGGAATTATGAATTGCAAGAGGGCGGTGAAATAAATATTAATAATAATTAATTATATTTTGCAAGAAGGTGATAAAATATGCAAAAATGCGAAGATTGTAAATTTTATAAATCAATGGCGGAAAAATTATCAGAAGTTATTACAAATAAAAAATATCCAAAAATCGGCTTGGCTTTAGGCAGCGGCGGCGCCAAAGGATTGGCGCATATCGGCGTTATTAAAGTTTTAGAGAAAAATAATATTCCAATTGATTTTATTGCCGGCTCAAGCATTGGCGCCCTAATCGGAGCTCATTACGCGCTTTATAAAGATGTAAAGAAGATAGAAGAGATTGCCATAGAAACTAATTGGCGGACAATCCTAAATTTATTTGATCCAACTTTAAGCGGAGGGCTTATAAAAGGCGATAAAATAGAAAAATTAATTAAATCATGGATAAAAAATCCTGATTTTAATGATTTAAAAATTCCTTTAACCGTAATAGCTACCGATTTAATCACTGGCCGGGAAATAAATATTGCCAGCGGCGACATAATCAAAGCAATCAGGGCATCGCTTTCTGTCCCGGCTATTTTTAAACCCGTAGAATATAACGGGAAACTATTGGCGGACGGCGGCCTGTCTAATCCATTACCGGACAATATAGCGCGGAAAATGGGAGCTGATATTGTTATTGTCGTAAATTTAGATAATGATTATTTTGAAAACGGCTTAAAAAGAAATAATCTATCACTGCCCAGAGTATCTATAAGGGCTTTAAATATAATGCGCTATCATTTGGCGCAAAATTGTTTAAAAACAGCGGATGTGGTTATTGAACCAAAAGTCGGCGAGATTGGATTGATAGGATGGAATAAATTTTTTAATACCCGAGAAACAAAGCAGATTATAAAAGCAGGGGAAGAAGCAACTATTAAATTTTTACCAAAAATAAAAAAATTAATACAGAGATATTATGAATCTGCCAAAATTTTCAGTTGACAAGCCGGTTACCATAACAATGATGGTTTTAATCATTGTGGTTTTCGGTTTTATTTCATTTAGCCGATTGGGGCTGGATATGCTGCCGGATATTGAATTTCCTGTGGTTTCCGTTATTACCTCATACAGCGGCGTAACAAGCGAGGATATTGAGGATGTCTTGACTAAGCCGATTGAAGACGCGGTTAGCACGGTTAAAGATGTTAAGTCTGTGTCTTCAATTTCACAGGAAGGGGTGTCGGTTGTAACGATAGAATTTAACAGCGGCGCTAATATTGATTTTGCGGCTCAAGACATTCGGGATAAAATTGGACTGATAGAAGACTGTTTGCCCCAGGACGCTAATAAGCCCATGGTTTTCAAAATGGATGTTGGGGCTATGCCAGTACTTGGTTATGGCGTTACTGCTGATAGTTTAACAACTTTAGAGCTTAAAAAATTATTAGAAGACAATGTTAAAGACAAAATTGAAAGATTGGATGGCGTGGCTTCAATGGAAATGCGCGGCGGTCAGGAACGGGAAATTTTAATCAAACTAAACAAGCCGCAACTAGAATCTTATGGCATAACGCAGACTCAAATCGCGCAAATTTTGCGGGGAGAAAATATTAATTTGTCCGGCGGATTTATTGAACAGGGTTTACTGGAATTTTCTTTGCGCACTGTCGGTGAATTTAAAAATTTAGAAGAAATTAAAAACACGGTTATTGTTGTTAAAAACGGCGCGCCGGTTTATTTAAAGGATGTGGCGGAAGTTATTGATACGCATAAAGAATTAAGAAGCTATTGCCGAACTAATAAAAAAGACAGCTTGCTAATAATGATTAATAAGCAATCCGGAGCCAACACAACCCAAGTGGCTGACAGGATTAAACAGGAATTGTCAGAACTGCAAAAATATTTGCCAAAAGATGTTGAATTTGCTTTGGTTATGGATCAAAGCCAGATGATTAAAACCTCAACTGATTCCGTAACCCAAAGCGGTTTAATCGGCGGTTTATTGGCAGTGCTGATAGTTTATTTATTCCTGCGTAATTGGCGGCCGACTTTTGCTATTGCCATAGCTATTCCCTTGTCCTTGATTGCCACTTTTATACCTCTTTATGCTGTTGGTTATACCTTAAATTTGATGACTTTGGGCGGCTTGGCTTTAGGTATTGGCATGTTAGTTGATAACGCGGTTGTGGTAATTGAAAATATTTATCGGCATTTGGAAAAAATAGGCAAAAGGCAAAAAGCGGCGATAATCGGCTCCAATGAAGTGGGACTGGCTATTACTGCGTCCACGCTAACAACTATTGCTGTATTTTTGCCAATGTCCTTAGGCGCAGGCATTGCCGGGCAGTTATCCAGAGGGCTGTCGCTAACAATAATTTTTGCTTTGTTTTCTTCTTTGTTGGTGGCTTTGACTTTGGTGCCAATGATCGCTTCAAAGATTTTTAAAAAACAGGAACAGGCAGAAGATTATAAAACAGCGTCAGGAGAGCGGCGTTTTGAAAAAATTCAAAAAGGATATAAGAAAATTCTTATCTGGTCGCTTAACCATCGCGTTAAAACCATGCTAATTACTGTTGGTTTGCTGATAATAACCACGGCTTTAATTCCCTTTATCGGTACGGAATTTATGCCAGCCAGCGACAGCAGTATGATGATTTTACAAGTTGCTCTGCCGGTAGGATCATTATTAGAGCAAACCAACAAAGCGGCTGGTTATGTAGAAGATGTTGTTTTAGATAAAGCAGGCGATAGTATAATCAGCGCCACCAGTTTTGTGGGCCAAAGCCAGGAAATGGCGGAAGCAGGTTCAATGGGTATGGGCGGCGGCATTAATGAAGCCATGATTTTGATTCGGCTAAAAGATAAGCAAGACAGGGAATTGTCTAACGCGCAAATTGAAGAAATAGTCAGGAAAAATAGGCCGCCAATCAAAGGATTGGAAATTAATCCAATGGATATGGCCGGCATAATGATGGGCGGGGCCATGACGCCAATTGAGATTAAAATTTTTGGCAAGGATTTAGATATTTTAAGAAATGTGTCAGACGAGATTGCGCAAAAAATTAATAATATAGAGGGCCTGCGTGATGTTGGGACTTCGTTAAGCCAAAGCAAGCCGGAATTAGTTATTACCATTGATCGGGAAAGAGCGTCTTATTTAGGGCTTACAGTCGGGCAAATCGGCTCAACCATAAAAAATTCCCTGCAGGGCGCGGTGGCTACTCAATTGCGCCAAGGCGGCAAGGAAACAGATATTAGGGTGCGTTATGATAAAATCTACAGGGACGATATTAAACAAATAGAAAATTTAACAATTACTACTCCGACTAACAGCCAGATACCTTTAAAACAAGTGGCCCGCATTTCTAAAGGCGAGGGTCCGATAAAAATTAATCGTGAAGATCAATTAAGAGTAGTCGCGGTTACGGCTAATGTGCTTGACCGGGATGTTGGCGGCGTGGTTAATGATATAAAAAACAGATTAAGCGATTACAATTTGCCTTCAGGATATTTTATAGAATACGGCGGTTCGTATAAACAAATGCAGGACACTTTTAGCACTTTGGGCTGGGCCATGATTTTAGGAATTTTGTTAGTCTATATGGTAATGGCTTCGCAGTTTGAATCACTAATCCATCCTTTTATTGTTATGTTTGAAATGCCCCTGGCTTTTATTGGAGTGGGGTTGGCCTTATTTATTACCGGCCAGACTTTGTCTTTGCCGTCTTTTATGGGAATAATTATGCTGGCTGGCATTGTGGTAAATAACGCTATTGTTTTGATTGATTATGTTAATCAACTGCGCAAAAAGGGCATAAGCAAATTTGACGCTTTGGTTGAAGGCGGAACAACCCGCTTGCGTCCAATACTTATTACTTCAATAACCACTATCTTAGGCATGCTGCCAATGGCTTTAGCCAAGCAAGAAGGCTCGGAAATGATGCGACCAATGGCAATTGTCGTGATTGGCGGCTTGTTGGTTTCCACTTTGTTAACCTTAGTGGTGATACCGGTAATTTATAGTTTAGTGGAGAAATTTTCTAAGAG encodes:
- a CDS encoding TetR/AcrR family transcriptional regulator, which codes for MTNISQAKFKNYSTKDKIICIAERLFTKYSYATVSMNDIANMVKTTKAALYYHFKDKEELFFYVLNEAFSEFSEALEQVLKKDISLEKKFNKLLITYIDFSLKRKDLAKLMMQGLSKKDKKIIQLLGKIKNKIIDLIEPLIKEILQYRGFSKSTDSRLVTFLIIGVLNTVITSDIVMKYSDWDAEQIADQITALVFSTNK
- a CDS encoding efflux RND transporter periplasmic adaptor subunit, encoding MKNLIATNKKTRRTIIGIILMIGLIISGYSLLANKNESAINSGAVDENIITALTYKLAPKTISSDIFLSGATRPLGEVMVSPKMSGKIVGMYAQEGSAVHAGQTLIQLEQDQTLLAACNNAQANLTNTIAATNQDISMAELAVTTAETNLSNTKINTEENIRNAELAVAAAKVAVESAEKSLGNTKSASKQTIKNAYDSIKTTMQSNLSAINTALIAVGDIIGESPGNATANDDYQNVLGVKNTQSLTDTKSMFLQAKNNYETAKNNYTSLTADPSFSNMDNAVNSANSYLDLIKQTLNQTNILLDNTITCSGFTATNLSALKTLINTNLTSIDTAISALQTKEQAIINAKLADTTSSDTTQSAYDAAKSGLDIAKQALVLAQSQAKTRIDAAQKQLESAQAGIESAKKRADLQITAAQGQLNSAQAQLSNTTILAPISGAANQIFINSGEMAMAGQPVVSIVNTSGIKIELALTEFDIGQASIGQEAKIALAAYPDEEFIGHVYYISSVADAMSKKFPIKIQLDNKDGRIKAGMVADVKIITAKQENVLAIPKSAVFIEDGVEKVYMVENSIVKIKNIKTEAVNNEELKIIEGLVEGDIIVIEGNYELQEGGEININNN
- a CDS encoding patatin-like phospholipase family protein, with translation MQKCEDCKFYKSMAEKLSEVITNKKYPKIGLALGSGGAKGLAHIGVIKVLEKNNIPIDFIAGSSIGALIGAHYALYKDVKKIEEIAIETNWRTILNLFDPTLSGGLIKGDKIEKLIKSWIKNPDFNDLKIPLTVIATDLITGREINIASGDIIKAIRASLSVPAIFKPVEYNGKLLADGGLSNPLPDNIARKMGADIVIVVNLDNDYFENGLKRNNLSLPRVSIRALNIMRYHLAQNCLKTADVVIEPKVGEIGLIGWNKFFNTRETKQIIKAGEEATIKFLPKIKKLIQRYYESAKIFS
- a CDS encoding efflux RND transporter permease subunit, which encodes MNLPKFSVDKPVTITMMVLIIVVFGFISFSRLGLDMLPDIEFPVVSVITSYSGVTSEDIEDVLTKPIEDAVSTVKDVKSVSSISQEGVSVVTIEFNSGANIDFAAQDIRDKIGLIEDCLPQDANKPMVFKMDVGAMPVLGYGVTADSLTTLELKKLLEDNVKDKIERLDGVASMEMRGGQEREILIKLNKPQLESYGITQTQIAQILRGENINLSGGFIEQGLLEFSLRTVGEFKNLEEIKNTVIVVKNGAPVYLKDVAEVIDTHKELRSYCRTNKKDSLLIMINKQSGANTTQVADRIKQELSELQKYLPKDVEFALVMDQSQMIKTSTDSVTQSGLIGGLLAVLIVYLFLRNWRPTFAIAIAIPLSLIATFIPLYAVGYTLNLMTLGGLALGIGMLVDNAVVVIENIYRHLEKIGKRQKAAIIGSNEVGLAITASTLTTIAVFLPMSLGAGIAGQLSRGLSLTIIFALFSSLLVALTLVPMIASKIFKKQEQAEDYKTASGERRFEKIQKGYKKILIWSLNHRVKTMLITVGLLIITTALIPFIGTEFMPASDSSMMILQVALPVGSLLEQTNKAAGYVEDVVLDKAGDSIISATSFVGQSQEMAEAGSMGMGGGINEAMILIRLKDKQDRELSNAQIEEIVRKNRPPIKGLEINPMDMAGIMMGGAMTPIEIKIFGKDLDILRNVSDEIAQKINNIEGLRDVGTSLSQSKPELVITIDRERASYLGLTVGQIGSTIKNSLQGAVATQLRQGGKETDIRVRYDKIYRDDIKQIENLTITTPTNSQIPLKQVARISKGEGPIKINREDQLRVVAVTANVLDRDVGGVVNDIKNRLSDYNLPSGYFIEYGGSYKQMQDTFSTLGWAMILGILLVYMVMASQFESLIHPFIVMFEMPLAFIGVGLALFITGQTLSLPSFMGIIMLAGIVVNNAIVLIDYVNQLRKKGISKFDALVEGGTTRLRPILITSITTILGMLPMALAKQEGSEMMRPMAIVVIGGLLVSTLLTLVVIPVIYSLVEKFSKRVYARVGNIINGGK